Proteins encoded within one genomic window of Mya arenaria isolate MELC-2E11 chromosome 13, ASM2691426v1:
- the LOC128215319 gene encoding uncharacterized protein LOC128215319 has product MVKSVYPFSYMRPLHADLRHTPYEDKRQSFNQEDKRQSLNQEDKRQSLYQENKRQSLIQEDKRQSPTRRTNGSLSTRRTSEITLSGGGQGTVTQSGGERQSLNQENKRYFLHQETKRRSLHQEDKRQSLHQKDKRLSLNQENKRHSPHQGTKRQYLHKENKRTSNSPPLKYLNYIKTNDGLSTRRTSNSHSIEVSQLHKDKRRSLYQENKQTTVSPPGEQVTATPLKYLNYIKTNDSLSTRRTREQVTATPLKYLNYIKTTTVSPPGEQVTATPLKYLNYIKTNDSLSTRRTSNSPPLKYLNYIKTNDSLSTRRTSNSPPLKYLNYIKTNDSLSTRRTREQVTATPLKYLNYIKTNDGLSTRRTSNSHSIEVSQLHKDKRQSLHQENKQTTVSPPGEQVTATPSKYLNYIKTNDGLSTRRTSNSHSIEVSQLHKDKRQSLHQENKQTTVSLPGEQVTATPLKYLNFIKTNDGLSTRITSNSPPLKYLNFIKTNDSLFTRRTSNSPSIEVSQLHKDKRRSLYQENKRTSNSPPLKYLNYIKTNDSLSTRRTSNSHSIEVSQLHKDKRQSLHQENKQTTVSPPGEQVTATPLKYLNFIKTNDGLFTRRTSNSHSIEVSQLHKDKRQSLHQENKRTSNSHSIEVSQLHKDKRRSLYQEGEQQLLHHKDTRQSLHKKDKRHSLHLKDMRTAWQSFHREEIGLATAVTTDRAKAVITDRTKVVTTGRAKAVTTGRAMAVSTDRAKAVTTDRVKAVATCRAKAVTTDRANAVTTDWPRRLPLTVPRQ; this is encoded by the exons ATGGTTAAATCAGTATATCCCTTCTCGTACATGAGGCCTCTGCATGCTGACCTGAGACATACGCCATAC GAGGATAAGCGACAGTCTTTCAACCAGGAGGACAAGCGACAGTCTCTCAACCAGGAGGACAAGCGACAGTCTCTCTATCAGGAAAACAAGCGGCAGTCTCTCATCCAGGAGGACAAGCGACAGTCTCCAACCAGGAGGACAAACGGCAGTCTCTCAACCAGGAGGACAAGCGAAATCACTCTGTCAGGAG GAGGACAAGGGACTGTCACTCAATCAGGAGGGGAGCGACAGTCACTAAACCAGGAGAACAAGCGATATTTTCTACACCAGGAGACCAAGCGACGGTCTCTACACCAGGAGGACAAGCGACAGTCACTCCACCAGAAGGACAAGCGACTGTCACTCAATCAGGAGAACAAGCGACATTCTCCTCACCAGGGGACCAAGCGACAGTATCTCCACAAGGAGAACAA GAGAACAAGTAACAGTCCTCCATTGAAGTATCTCAACTACATAAAGACAAACGACGGTCTCTCTACCAGGAGAACAAGTAACAGCCACTCCATTGAAGTATCTCAACTACATAAAGACAAACGACGGTCTCTCTACCAGGAGAACAA ACAAACGACAGTCTCTCCACCAGGAGAACAAGTAACAGCCACTCCATTGAAGTATCTCAACTACATAAAGACAAACGACAGTCTCTCCACCAGGAGAACAA GAGAACAAGTAACAGCCACTCCATTGAAGTATCTCAACTACATAAAGACAACGACAGTCTCTCCACCAGGAGAACAAGTAACAGCCACTCCATTGAAGTATCTCAACTACATAAAGACAAACGACAGTCTCTCCACCAGGAGAACAAGTAACAGTCCTCCATTGAAGTATCTCAACTACATAAAGACAAACGACAGTCTCTCCACCAGGAGAACAAGTAACAGTCCTCCATTGAAGTATCTCAACTACATAAAGACAAACGACAGTCTCTCCACCAGGAGAACAA GAGAACAAGTAACAGCCACTCCATTGAAGTATCTCAACTACATAAAGACAAACGACGGTCTCTCCACCAGGAGAACAAGTAACAGCCACTCCATTGAAGTATCTCAACTACATAAAGACAAACGACAGTCTCTCCACCAGGAGAACAA ACAAACGACGGTCTCTCCACCAGGAGAACAAGTAACAGCCACTCCATCAAAGTATCTCAACTACATAAAGACAAACGACGGTCTCTCCACCAGGAGAACAAGTAACAGCCACTCCATTGAAGTATCTCAACTACATAAAGACAAACGACAGTCTCTCCACCAGGAGAACAA ACAAACGACGGTCTCTCTACCAGGAGAACAAGTAACAGCCACTCCATTGAAGTATCTCAACTTCATAAAGACAAACGACGGTCTCTCCACCAGGATAACAAGTAACAGTCCTCCATTGAAGTATCTCAACTTCATAAAGACAAACGACAGTCTCTTCACCAGGAGAACAAGTAACAGCCCCTCCATTGAAGTATCTCAACTTCATAAAGACAAACGACGGTCTCTCTACCAGGAGAACAA GAGAACAAGTAACAGTCCTCCATTGAAGTATCTCAACTACATAAAGACAAACGACAGTCTCTCCACCAGGAGAACAAGTAACAGCCACTCCATTGAAGTATCTCAACTTCATAAAGACAAACGACAGTCTCTTCACCAGGAGAACAA ACAAACGACGGTCTCTCCACCAGGAGAACAAGTAACAGCCACTCCATTGAAGTATCTCAACTTCATAAAGACAAACGACGGTCTCTTCACCAGGAGAACAAGTAACAGCCACTCCATTGAAGTATCTCAACTACATAAAGACAAACGACAGTCTCTCCACCAGGAGAACAA GAGAACAAGTAACAGCCACTCCATTGAAGTATCTCAACTACATAAAGACAAACGACGGTCTCTCTACCAGGAGGGCGAGCAACAGCTTTTACACCATAAGGACACGCGACAGTCTCTCCACAAGAAGGACAAGCGACACTCTCTCCACCTGAAAGACATGCGAACTGCTTGGCAGTCATTCCACCGTGAGGAAATTGGTCT TGCCACGGCGGTAaccactgaccgtgccaaggcggtAATCACTGACCGTACCAAGGTGGTAACCACTGGCCGTGCCAAGGCTGTAACCACTGGCCGTGCAATGGCGGTAAgcactgaccgtgccaaggcaGTTACCACTGACCGTGTCAAGGCAGTAGCCACTTGCCGTGCCAAAGCGGTAACCACTGACCGTGCCAATGCGGTAACAACTGATTGGCCAAGACGGTTaccactgaccgtgccaaggcaGTAA
- the LOC128215320 gene encoding balbiani ring protein 2-like yields MSMGIYCKRRKPMSMGIYCEHRKPMPMGIYCKHSKPMPMARYCKHRKPMSVGIYCKHREPMSIGRYCKNRKPMSIGRYCKHRMPMSMGRYCKHREPMSMGRNCKHRKPMPMGSYCKHRKPMPIGIYCKRRKPMPMARYCKLRKPMPMARYCKHRKPMPMARYCKHRKLMPMGRYCRHRNPMPMERYCKHRKPMPMARYCKHRNPCQWLDTVDTETPCQWKDTVNTENPCQWLDTVNTETHANG; encoded by the coding sequence ATGTCAATGGGCATATACTGTAAACGCAGAAAGCCCATGTCAATGGGCATATACTGTGAACACAGAAAGCCCATGCCAATGGGCATATACTGTAAACACAGCAAGCCCATGCCAATGGCTAGATACTGTAAACACAGAAAGCCCATGTCAGTGGGCATATACTGTAAACACAGAGAGCCCATGTCAATCGGAAGATACTGTAAAAACAGAAAGCCCATGTCAATAGGAAGATACTGTAAACATAGAATGCCCATGTCAATGGGAAGATACTGTAAACACAGAGAGCCCATGTCAATGGGAAGAAACTGTAAACACAGAAAGCCCATGCCAATGGGAAGTTACTGTAAACACAGAAAGCCCATGCCAATTGGCATATACTGTAAACGCAGAAAGCCAATGCCAATGGCTAGATACTGTAAACTCAGAAAGCCCATGCCAATGGCTAGATACTGTAAACACAGAAAGCCCATGCCAATGGCTAGATACTGTAAACACAGAAAACTCATGCCAATGGGAAGATACTGTAGACACAGAAACCCCATGCCAATGGAAAGATACTGTAAACACAGAAAGCCCATGCCAATGGCTAGATACTGTAAACACAGAAACCCATGCCAATGGCTAGATACTGTAGACACAGAAACCCCATGTCAATGGAAAGATACTGTAAACACAGAAAACCCATGCCAATGGCTAGATACTGTAAACACAGAAACCCATGCCAATGGCTAG